From the Sphingobium yanoikuyae genome, the window GATAGAGTGTCTGGCTCAACCAAGTTTTGCTTGGCCGTGCCCAAATTGCGCTGTGCCGGTCCATCCGCCCGTTCGAGCATGGCGTCGCGCCGGGCGAGGGTGATGAGGCGCAGGCCCGATTCGGCGGCGCGATCGAGCGCGAGGCTGGTGGGGGCGGAGAGGGTGACGAGCAGCGGGCAGGCGGCGAGCGCGGCCTTTTCCACCAGTTCATAGGAGCAGCGCGAGGAGAGGAGGGCGAAGCCGCCATCCCAGCCAAGGCCGGCGCGGGCCATGGCGCCGATCAGCTTGTCGAAGGCGTTGTGGCGGCCGACATCCTCGCGCGCGAGGCGCAGCGTGCCGTCGGGCGCGGCGAGGGCGGCGGCATGGAGCGCGCCGGTGCGCTGATTGCCCGGCTGGCGCGCGTCGAGCGCATCGAGGGCGCGGAACAGGGCATCGTCGCTGGCCTGGGTGACGGCGGTGACGCGCGGCAGCGGGCGCAGCGCCTGTTCCAGATTCTCTATGCCGCACAGGCCACAGGAGGATTCGGCGACGCGGTGGCGGACGCGCGCGAGGATGCGGTCATGGCAATCGGCGATCAGGCGGATGCGCAGCAACAGGCCCTGGGGCGCTTCGTGAATGTCGATGTCGATGATGTCGGCGGCACTATCGATCAGCCGTTCGGACAAGGCGAAGCCGGTGGCGAGATCGTCGAGATCGGCCGGGGTCGCCATCAGCACGGCATAGCCGATGCCATTATATTCGAGCGCGACCGGGCATTCGACCGCGACCGCGCGGGTGACGGACGCGCGGCCGCCGTCCGGGGTGATCCGGGTGAAGCGGACGGGCCGGTCGGCGTCGCTCATCGGGCCGCGC encodes:
- the fdhD gene encoding formate dehydrogenase accessory sulfurtransferase FdhD; protein product: MSDADRPVRFTRITPDGGRASVTRAVAVECPVALEYNGIGYAVLMATPADLDDLATGFALSERLIDSAADIIDIDIHEAPQGLLLRIRLIADCHDRILARVRHRVAESSCGLCGIENLEQALRPLPRVTAVTQASDDALFRALDALDARQPGNQRTGALHAAALAAPDGTLRLAREDVGRHNAFDKLIGAMARAGLGWDGGFALLSSRCSYELVEKAALAACPLLVTLSAPTSLALDRAAESGLRLITLARRDAMLERADGPAQRNLGTAKQNLVEPDTLSYK